Proteins from one Rosa chinensis cultivar Old Blush chromosome 7, RchiOBHm-V2, whole genome shotgun sequence genomic window:
- the LOC112177488 gene encoding remorin 1.4 isoform X1: MAQAPSAPPMPPAMGGSHHGSHHGVHHAAPAKPRKDAGVAKALSTNNVGLIKAWEDSEKAKVENKANKKLSNVGTWERSKQACIEAQQRKYEEKLEKKKALYFEKMQNKIAELHKEAEEKRMMVEVAKNEERQKVEEMAEKYRAAGHTPKNKMLPCFHS, from the exons ATGGCTCAAGCCCCTTCTGCTCCTCCAATGCCTCCAGCGATGGGCGGTTCCCATCATGGTTCTCATCATGGGGTGCATCATGCTGCTCCTGCAAAGCCTCGAA AGGATGCAGGTGTAGCGAAAG CTTTGTCAACGAATAATGTGGGTTTAATCAAAGCATGGGAAGATAGCGAGAAGGCAAAAGTGGAAAACAA GGCAAATAAAAAGTTATCTAATGTTGGAACGTGGGAGCGCAGCAAGCAAGCATGTATTGAAGCGCAGCAAAGGAAGTATGAG GAGAAACTAGAAAAGAAGAAGGCATTGTACTTTGAGAAGATGCAAAACAAAATAGCTGAACTCCATAAGGAAGCAGAAGAGAAGAGGATGATGGTTGAAGTTGCAAAAAATGAAGAACGTCAAAAGGTAGAGGAGATGGCTGAGAAATACCGTGCAGCTGGGCATACACCAAAGAATAAGATGTTACCATGTTTTCATTCTTGA
- the LOC112177488 gene encoding remorin 1.4 isoform X2, with the protein MAQAPSAPPMPPAMGGSHHGSHHGVHHAAPAKPRTLSTNNVGLIKAWEDSEKAKVENKANKKLSNVGTWERSKQACIEAQQRKYEEKLEKKKALYFEKMQNKIAELHKEAEEKRMMVEVAKNEERQKVEEMAEKYRAAGHTPKNKMLPCFHS; encoded by the exons ATGGCTCAAGCCCCTTCTGCTCCTCCAATGCCTCCAGCGATGGGCGGTTCCCATCATGGTTCTCATCATGGGGTGCATCATGCTGCTCCTGCAAAGCCTCGAA CTTTGTCAACGAATAATGTGGGTTTAATCAAAGCATGGGAAGATAGCGAGAAGGCAAAAGTGGAAAACAA GGCAAATAAAAAGTTATCTAATGTTGGAACGTGGGAGCGCAGCAAGCAAGCATGTATTGAAGCGCAGCAAAGGAAGTATGAG GAGAAACTAGAAAAGAAGAAGGCATTGTACTTTGAGAAGATGCAAAACAAAATAGCTGAACTCCATAAGGAAGCAGAAGAGAAGAGGATGATGGTTGAAGTTGCAAAAAATGAAGAACGTCAAAAGGTAGAGGAGATGGCTGAGAAATACCGTGCAGCTGGGCATACACCAAAGAATAAGATGTTACCATGTTTTCATTCTTGA
- the LOC112175167 gene encoding nuclear transcription factor Y subunit C-9, with protein sequence MRQAGKYSGFMMCGGIAGRTGPHSLPLARIKKIMKKSGEDVKMISGEAPIVFSKACELFIEELTRRSWATTLQGKRRTLHKDDVASAIVATDIFDFLVSMVSETASHSEDGTVPEEEETVGSS encoded by the coding sequence ATGAGGCAAGCAGGAAAGTACTCGGGTTTTATGATGTGTGGAGGCATAGCGGGGAGAACCGGACCGCACTCGTTGCCGCTTGCGAGGatcaagaagatcatgaagAAGTCCGGCGAGGACGTGAAGATGATATCCGGGGAGGCTCCGATTGTGTTCTCAAAGGCGTGTGAGCTGTTCATAGAGGAGCTCACACGGAGGTCTTGGGCGACCACGCTGCAAGGGAAGAGGAGGACGCTGCACAAAGACGATGTGGCCTCTGCCATCGTGGCCACCGATATCTTTGATTTTCTTGTCAGTATGGTTTCGGAGACTGCATCTCATTCTGAAGATGGAACAGTACCGGAGGAAGAGGAAACAGTGGGGTCGTCATAG